The stretch of DNA AAAATAATAAAGATGGTATTTAAATATTATTATAAATAATAAAGGAAACGCATTAATGTCGAAATCAGATAATATAGAAATGCAAGGAATAGTTTTAAATACATTACCTAATACTGTATTTCATGTAAAATTAGATAATGGACATATAGTTACTGCTCATATTTCAGGAAAAATGAGAAAAAATTATATTAGAATACTTACAGGAGATAAAGTTACTGTAGAATTAACACCTTACGATTTAAGTAAAGGAAGAATAATTTTTCGTAGTCGCTAATATTTAGTATATATTTAAAAATATTTAAATTTTAAAATAGGAAATTATAATATTTAAAAATTTTTCCTTAAATAATTTTGAGCATCTACAGCTGCCATACAACCAGTAGCTGCTGATGTAATAGCTTGTCTATAAACATTATCCATAACATCACCTGCAGCAAAAATACCTGAAATACTAGTTTGTGTAAAATTAAATTTATTTTTGGATATATGATTAGTAATAATATATCCATTATTATCTAATTTTAATAAATTTTTAAACAAATTAGTATTTGGTATAGTTCCTATAGAAATAAAAATACCATATAAATTTATTATTTTATAATTTTCTATATTTGTAGAAGAAAAAATTTTTATTCCTGTTACTCCAAACTGATTACCTAATATCTCTTTTACTATATAAGGATTATGTAAAATAATATTATTATTTTTTACTTTATCTAATAGTTTATTAATTAATATTTTTTCAGCACTAAAATAAGATTTTCGATGTATTAAATGAACTTCTGAAGCAATATTAGATAAATATAAAGCTTCTTCTATAGCAGTATTACCACCACCGATTACAGCAATTTTTCTATTATAATAGAATGATCCATCACAAATAGCACAAGAAGAAATACCTTTTCCTATAAATTTTTTTTCTGAATCTAAACCCAAAAATTTTGGTACTGCTCCTGTAGCAATAATTAAACTATCACATGTATATTTAAAAAAATTTCCCGTTAAAAAAAAAGGCTTTTGTTTTAAATCTACCTTTAATATATAATCATTTATTATATTTGTTTTAAAATATAATGCATGATTATGTAAATTATCCATTAATTTATTACCAGATATATTAGGAAAATTTCCAGGCCAATTTTCTACATTTGTAGTTTTAGTTAATTGTCCACCTATATCTATTCCTGTTATTAAAATTGGATTTAAATTTGCTCTTGCAGAATATATAGCTGCAGTATATCCTGCTGGTCCAGAACCTAAAATTAAAAGTTTTGTATGTTGTATATTATTCATAAATATTTTTATTAAATTTCATCCAAAGTTATTTTA from Enterobacteriaceae endosymbiont of Plateumaris pusilla encodes:
- the trxB gene encoding thioredoxin-disulfide reductase; translated protein: MNNIQHTKLLILGSGPAGYTAAIYSARANLNPILITGIDIGGQLTKTTNVENWPGNFPNISGNKLMDNLHNHALYFKTNIINDYILKVDLKQKPFFLTGNFFKYTCDSLIIATGAVPKFLGLDSEKKFIGKGISSCAICDGSFYYNRKIAVIGGGNTAIEEALYLSNIASEVHLIHRKSYFSAEKILINKLLDKVKNNNIILHNPYIVKEILGNQFGVTGIKIFSSTNIENYKIINLYGIFISIGTIPNTNLFKNLLKLDNNGYIITNHISKNKFNFTQTSISGIFAAGDVMDNVYRQAITSAATGCMAAVDAQNYLRKNF
- the infA gene encoding translation initiation factor IF-1 yields the protein MSKSDNIEMQGIVLNTLPNTVFHVKLDNGHIVTAHISGKMRKNYIRILTGDKVTVELTPYDLSKGRIIFRSR